In Candidatus Methylacidiphilales bacterium, the sequence CTCACCTGGCTGGTCGGCGATTCCCAGCCCCAGTGCCCCCTTTGGAAACTGGCGTCCGAATGAAAATGAAAAAACTTTCTCAGCCCTGCCTCCAGTTCGAAATTTTGAAGCAGGTCGTCGTCGGTCAATTTTGTCACATAAGCGCGCGCCAAATCCGAACGTTGTTGGAACAACCCGGGCAAGAGCGTGATTCCGGAGTCAATTTGTTTAGCCTGCATATTTCATACTCATTTTAATGATCAACCTGTTGGCATTGTGACACAACAGTGGAAAGACACGCACTGGACCTATGCGGGTTATTGCAGGGGTTTTCAGAAACGCATGAAACATCCAGGTTAGCAGTCATGAAAATGTTGGAAATATAAACCCTGTTACATAATACGCGGCATTTGCACGTATTTCAAGCGGGAACGGACGCACTCGATGGCACACTCAGTTTGATCGTATGTGTCGTTCCCTCAGCCTTCGTGGCTCGATAGACTTCCCCTCCATTGGCTAGTGTAACAACCACTTCAATACCGCCAGCCTGGCGAATGAGCCGCAGATTCCACTGGCGGGCAAAGGCATGGATATTCCGGAGCGATGCTTCGGGCCAGGCCTTCGGCAGTTTCGGAGTGCATTCAAATGCGTCAAATCCGACAGGGCGAATGCCGCAGACTCCTTCCGTGAAAATGCGGCAAAACAAACCGCTCTCCGCCGAAATCTGGCTCTCGTTGAACTCCGGGTAGGCCTCAATACAGTAAGGCACGTGATCCCCCAAAAGCCGCCTGCTGGCATAAGCTGTCAGACGCAGCAACCCTTCATCGGAATATCCAGACGCGAACACCCCGCGCAGCGCATAGAGCGTTGCACGGTCCCAACGGGTACTCGTATCCGCTTCCGTCAGCAATCCCTCACCCGTCCAAAGTTCCCGGGAAAAAAGTGCCGCCACAGTTCCGTCCGCCCGGTCGTTAATGCCCACGGCCAATGGAATGCAAATCCAGGCCCGCAAACGATCCAGGTTTTCATGATAGCGATAGGTTTCATAGCCTTGGATCCTGGCACCAAAGAAGGTTTCGATCGCGCGGCTCAACTCTTCGGCGCGGTTGAGATATTTTTCTGAAACTCCTGGAGGTTCTCCCAAGGCTTTTGCCAAATGTGCGGCGGAAATCAAAGCATCGTACGTAAGGCAGGAAGTTGCCAGATTCGTCTGCCCGGAGGAAAAACGTTCCTCCAACTCGTCACTGTCCGATTTGATGACACCATGTTCGTCCTTTTGACGCTCGCAGTATTCCAGGCACCATTGGATAAAGGGCCAAAACAAGCGCGCCTGTTGCGCGTCACCATTCGCCAAAGCCCAGCGCGTCGCGCCACAGGCCGTCATCGCCGCATCACCCCGGTCGCCCGCGCCGTTCCAGACGCCGCGCCCTTCCGCAACCACCGAACTCGGAAGAGGATTGAAAGCATCGTTCTGATACTTTGCAAACCAGCGATAGGCGTTGGCTGCGGACTCATTCCCCGCCGCGTCACCGAGAAATGGAAAAAAAGGGCCGAGGTACTCGTTCTGATCGTTGCACCACACGGCTGCCAGATAACGGTTGAACCCACCCGGACCATGCAGCAATCCACCCCGCGTCGCCAGCACTGTCTCCGCCGCATGCAGTTTGGAAAAGGCAAAGAGCCGGTTCAGCACAGGATCGGGTGTGATGAGTTCAAGCTTCGCAAACAACGAATCGCGGTACGCCAAACGCGCGGCCAACTCGGCGTCGAGATCCGGATACAGCGGAGGCTCGTTTTCTTCACGACAGGAAAACACCATGCCGACGGTCATGCGCTCGCCGGGAGCAAGTACGCGCAATCCGCCCCCGATCCATTCGGTCCGCACAATATGGGCCGTCCACTTGAAAAGGTTGCGAGGTTGCGGGATATCCACCGGTGCGCAAGGAATGCGCACACTATGAGCTTGGGAACCGGTGTTGTAAATTTCCCAGCGCTCCAGTAAACAGGGCAGGCTGGTCGAGGGAAAAATCGTCCGTCTGACCGTCAGTTCACCGGCGGTTTCTTCCCAGGAAAAAAAGCCGTTGATCCAAAACCTCTGCGCCCTTGACAAAGCATAAGGTTTGTCGTCAACAAGCAGAGCAGGGTCTGCGGAGGAATCGAAGGTATAACAAAAGGCCGCATGCGTGTCATCCTTGGCTTCCCTCACCATGGGCCAACGGACCCATCGCTTGAGTGACGTTATTCCGTCTCCACCCACAGCCCATTGAATGATCGCATTGACCGCGCGGCCGCCCATTTCCAGATGATCGCGGTGAACCTCGCCTTTGGTCAACAAGGCAAGGTCGCTTTCAATGCCGCCAGCGGGGGAATGATGCCAGCGTAGCGCGGGTTCAAAATCTCCAGCCCTGGCAAATGCTATCGACATAAAAATCGGAGCAATACCAGATTCAATTATGATGTGAGAGGGATTCTCACTTATTTTAAGCTGGAACGGATAAACTCGATGTCTGCCGCCGTCAACGAGCGGCCTACCCCGGCAAGATTACAACGCACCTGGCGTTCGTTCCGGAAACCCGGAATCACACAGGCGACGCGCGGCTGCGCCAGGAGATAATTCAACGCCATTGCCGCCAGGTCCTCGGTCGTCGCTCCAAAGCGGCTTTTCAAGGATTGCAGTTTTGGCTGGAGTGCGCGCAACTCTGCCGCTTGAAACCTTCCGGCGCCGCGCCGGTGGTCGCCCTCGTCAAACTTGGGCGGATTTTCGGGATCGAATTTATCGAGCAAAAGCCCCTGTGCCAGCGGGCTGAATGCCACAAACGACATTTGACGCTTTTCCAGCAATTGCGAGACCGGGGAGCCGGGCCTGACAAACTGGTCATCGAGGGCGTGCGCCCAGCTTTGCAGTACCTGGGGGCGAACCACCGGCACGGCTTTTTCAAAGTCTTTGACGGAATAGGCCGACTGGCCTTTGACGCGAACCTTCCCTTCCTTGACGAGCGCATCCAGTGTGGCAGCCGCATCATGCAGATAACGGTCGTCCGGACCGAAGTCGCCATGATGAAAATAATAAAGATCGATATACTCGCGCTTTAAGTTGATGAGGGATTGCTCGCACTGGTGCCGGATGTGGGCCGGTTCGTATCCGTGTGCGGCGGTACCTGGAAAATGGCCGATTTTGGTGGCGATAATGAATTTTGTGGAATCGAGGCCCAGGCGGTCGAAGGCCCGCGCCAGCATGCGCTCGGCGCGCCCGTTGCCATAGACATCGGCATTGTCAAAATGATTCACACCGGCGTCGATGGCGGTTTTGATGGCGGCAACAATTTCATCCTCGTTGACATTGGCCCAGCCATTGGCCTGTCCGTTGACCCAATTCAGGCCGCCCATGGTCCAGCAGCCCAGGCTGATTTCGGATACGGAGAGATCGGTGGTTCCAAGTTTTCGGTAGTTCATAAATTTCTCAATCGAATCATTCTATGGTGGAGGCCGTTTGTGTCAATGTCCAAGAAAACAGTTTCAATTTTGGATTTCGTAACCAAGGATTTAGTCTTCATTGACTCAGGCAAATCCGGAGGATAATCCACAGGAGCACGCATATATCCAAGGCAATCGCATCTTAAAGTTGCGGGGGACAAAAATGGATCGCCACGGCCCAACTCCGACATGCATCGCGAGTAAAAAGTGTCGGCGCCACTACGCTCTGCCGGCGCAAAATTTCCCGTTCATCCCCACTCAAAACATCTTCCTGAAAGGTTTGGTTTCTCGCAATGACGAGTCGCACGGGTCTATGCCCGCTGGCACTGCAAAATCGAAACTATCACGCACAATGAGCAATCCAAAACGTCTGTATCTCGGCTGGGATATTGGTGGAACCAAATCGTCCGTTGGGGTTGGCGCATCCGAAGGTGCCATTCTGGGAAGGGCTTCCTGGCCGTCTCGAACCGACAGGGGCCCTGATGCGATGCTGCAGGATTTTTGCGATGCCGTGGCTTGCCTGCTGGCGGAACAGGCCTTGCACTGCTGGCGCACGAATTATTTCCAAAGGAATTTCCCGACCCCGTGCCGGTCAAAGAACTGGCAAAAACGGCTCACACACAAAAATCATTCCGTCTGAACTGGGCGAAAGGCAATCCAGGACCTCTCCTCGATTGCACCCTGTATTTTTGACAGTACCAGGGCGTAAAACTCCCGCATTACATCCTCCAGTGACTTTTCTGTCTAACAAACAAATGGCAATCCAGCGCCATCCACAGCATTCCTAGCGGTTTGAAAGCGCAAGGCCGCGGATGGTTTCCGTTTCACGGGCATCATAAGGCGATCCATCGGGACGAAGGATGTCATGAAACCAGAGCGGCGGTTCCGAGGAATAGGTCTTTTCCCAGGAGTCCCAGGGATAAATGGTCTGTGTCTTTCCCGAAACCGCGCCCCAGTTGTACGCTGCAACTTTTTCCTGTTTAAGCAGGGGAAGAATGGCCTCAAAGGTGTTTCCGGTGGCACGCGACATGTATTCGGTGCAAAGCAGCGGGCGTCCGTATTGTCTGAGGCTGGCAATGGCCTTCTTCATATCTTCCAGCGATCCATAATTGTGAAATGAAACGATGTCAGATGCTTCAATTTGAAACCGGTGCAGCGGGTCCATTTTTGCCGGATCAGACCAGTCGCCCGACCAAACACCCGATGTCAGCGGCTGTACCGGCTGCGCGGCCCTGGTCCAATCAAATACCTGTGCCAAAAGCGGGAGAATGACTTCCCCTTTTTTATCACCAAAATCCCGGGCTGCATAATCGCCCTTGCCCGCATTTCCATTGTCCGGCTCATTCCACAGATCCCATCCCACAATACGCGGGTCATCGCGAAAATGGCTGACAACACCTGTAACATAGGATTCGAGGTGCGCAAATGCAGCGGCATCACGCAGAATAGCCAACCCGGGTGATTGCAGCCAAAAACTGTTGTGAACACCCGGCCGCGGCGCTGACTGGGGTCCGGTCTTCGGAAAAGGATGCCAGCAGCTGTCGAAGAAAACAAAGAGCGTGCTCATTCCGCGTCCGTCCGCAATTTGCAAAAATCGTTCCACCCGTTTCAAAAAGTCAGCCGGCTGGGATGACCACAAGAGATCGTGAAGGAATACCCGTACGCTGTTCATGCCCAAGCCTGCCAGCCAGCCGAGTTCGCGGTCGATTGTTGCCGGGTCAAAGGTTTCCGGCTGCCACATTTCGAGCTGGTTGATGGCGGTGCTCGGCGCGAAATTGCAGCCCACAAGCCAGGGGTGGGACTGCTGCCAGTCCCATGAGCGGGCTTCCTCCCAGCGTTTTTCAGAGATTTGATCGATTCCAGATTTCATGGGCGTTTTGCACTGTTCATTTTGGAGGAAACTTATACAGGGACTTTTGGAATGTCCATCAGATCTTTAAAAATTGAAAATCGGACTGTTTAAAGTGCCACTACCCCCGCCCGGACGGAAAAATAGGCCGGGATTTCAAACCACTTTACAAGGCACGGGCAAACCCTAGGATTATTATTTGACGGACAGACTTTTATACGGTTGTTAGAGTATTCCCGCCAATTGCAACAATGAAAACCCCAAATCCATGGTCTGCAAAAAAGGCAGGAGACTGGTATGAGCGCCAGCCCTGGCCTTGCGGTTTCAATTACATCCCCGCCAACGCCATCAGCTACACCGAAATGTGGATGGACTACTGCTTTGATCCCACCTGGATCGACGGCGAATTGAAGCTGGCGCAGGACACCGGCTTCAACTGCGCCCGCGTGGTACTCCCCTTTGTTGTTTGGGAGCACGAACCCGAAGCCTTCAAACGGCGGCTGGAAAAATTCCTGGAGATTTGCCATGCGCGTGGAATTCGCGTCATGCCCGCCCTGTTCGACGATTGTGCCTTCGGTTCCATCACCGACCCGGTATTTGGCCAACAGCCAGATGTTGTGTCCGGCCTCTATGCGAGCGGTTGGACCCCCTCGCCCGGCCACGGCATGGTGCGCAATCCCTCCACCTGGCCGCGGCTCGAAAAATACGTCAAGGACATCATCGGAACTTTCGGGGAGGATCCGCGGCTCTGGGTCTGGGACCTTTACAATGAGCCGACCAACGGCGTCTGCGTTGGCGAAACCAAAACCCCTCTGGGCGACCTTTCAATCCCGTTGGTGGAAAAAACCGTCCAATGGGCGCGGGAGATCAATCCCATCCAGCCGCTTACAGTCGGCGAATGGAGTGACAATGCAAAGCTGAACAACCTGATCCGCAGCATCAGCGACATCCTCACGTTTCACGATTACAACAAGCCCGAAGGCTTGGAAAAACATATCGGTGACATCAAGTCCCTTGGACGTCCGGCAATCTGCACCGAATGGTTGAACCGCTGCGCAGGTTCCAGCGTGGCGGATTGCCTGCCAATTTTCAGGCGCGAAAACATCGGGGCAATGCATTGGGGTCTGGTCAATGGCAGGACGCAAACCCATCTTAACTGGGGCCACCTCCCCGGCCAGCCCGAGCCGGAAATCTGGCAGCACGATCTCTTCCGCAGGGACCACACAGCATATGACCCTGTCGAAATCCAAATGTTCAAAGCAGCAATCCGCCTGAATCCACAGCCTTATTGATTGACGGGTATTTTCCGGCAGCCAAATGCCGTGCCGGGTATGGAAAATGCTTCTTTTCAGAGCCGCATTCCAGATGCGGTGCAATCCATCCCTGCAAAACCGGTGTCAATATAGATGCTCTCACTAGATGCTCTCACTAGATGCTCTCACTAGATGCTCTCACTAGATGCTCTCACTAGATGCTCTCACTAGATGCTCTCACTAGATGCTCTCACGGCGGTTCCCGCGCGCCATCACATGACACATCGCCCCGGACATGTTCGATCCGAACATGTCGCTCCATGATCCGGATTTACTGACCCCAATTCCAGGATTCTCTGGACGTCATTTCACCTGTAGCCGCCACACCGATTGTCCCATGATGGCATATATCAGATTGTGGATCGGATCCCAGGCGACGCGATTGCCAGTGACTGTCTTTCCATTGGCGATAACCTTCGGCAGCTCGGAGACCTTCCTCCACGTGCCGGCCGCATCCAGCGTAATAAAAACGCCCCTGCCGGTGATGACCATCATCTCGCCTTCTGACTTGCCGAAGTAGGGGCCGGAGATTGCATTGGGCAGCGCGGTTCCGAGCAGATTCCAATCACTGCCGTTCGTCGTGGTCATAACACCTTGGGTGGAAACCCAGTAAAGGCGGGTTCCGTAATGGATCGGATTGTTTCCTGTGGCCGTAAAATCCGCTGTTTTGGTCCAGGTCGTGCCGCAATCATGGCTGATCAATATCCCTTTGGAGTTCCCGTTGGCTGCAAGGATGTTGTTGGAATCGAAGATGCCTACTTTGGTGTCGCCACCGCCGTTTTTGGGTCCCCAAACCCCGGCCAAAGGAGAAGACATCGTCCAGGATTTGCCCAAATCGGTACTGACTGCCGGCTGCTTTCCGTCTCCTCTATCCCAGGAATTGTCGATCATCAAACTCGGCTCAGGTGAACTCCAGTCCACATCACCCCATTGGCATGAATGTGGTGTTACATCGAATTGCCGCCAGGTCTTGCCGCCGTCAAGGGTGATGCCGGAATGGCCATCCCCGGCGAACAGAGCGATACGACCGGTGAATGGATATGCCATATTCACGGCGGAACCGAAACCTCCGCTTCCTCCGGTAACCGGACAGGGTATGCTGGTCCAGGTCGCGCCCTTGTCCTGGCTGATTTCCAATTCGCCCGCTTTGCCGTAAAGGTATAAATTGCCTGTCGTCGGATCCACGGCAATCATATCGCAATTCGTAATGTTAGCTGGTGTGCTTACACTGACCCAGTCATCTGTATCAACGTTCGTCAGTTCCGTCGCACTGGCGGTGGTGCAGGCAAGGCTTATGCCCAAAATCACCGGAATGAGAAGGGAAAGCAGTGATTGTTTGCGGATCGCGTTCGTTTTCATATTTGTCGTGGAATTCATATTTCTCCTATATTTAGAATAGGGCCGGTTGGCTCAATGGTTTTATTGGCGACACTTTAACAGCAGATGCCCGCTTCAATTCGGCACACAAAGCGTCGAATTGCGCACGGGCCTTTTCTATCCCGTTCCTGGGCTTGACGTCCTGGGCGGCCAACCTTGCATCGATCTCGTCCAGCAACGGATAAATCCCGCCAAAATGCAAAGCCCTGCCTTTCGCAGCAGCCAACGTACATGGAAGAATTTCAGTCAGGTTGCTGAATTCAAACGCGTATCGGAGATACCAATCCTTCTGGCCGGCGGCACCCCAGTCATCCAGGGCGATATGAGTCCGATGCAGAACGGCAAATGCATGATAGCGCAATAGATAGTCCTCCAGCAAAGAGTCGCCGGCATAAAGCGCACAGGCATCCCGTACTTTGCGCAACGTGGCGAGATCATCCGCGCTTAGATCTGCCAGCCCCCCCTCGCCCAGCGCAGGAGCCTCCGGAAGCCACTCAGCAAATGGGTCCGTAAGATCATCCGGGGTATTTGCTTTGCCGTCCTTGCCGTTTGGACCAAAAATCACGAACTGGACATCTGTTTCAATTCCGATGCCGTGACCGCGCACATCCCGCAATCCGATGGTTGTGAGGTCCAGGCTCGCGCGCTGAAGATCGGGAACCGTGGAACTGCGCCGAAAGCCATCGGCAAACTGAGCCAGTGCTTCTTTCGGTTTGCCTGTCAACAAAAAGGTGTAGGCACGAATCCGTGAAGCGGCTGGAGTATCGCCCGCCTGCTGTCGCACCGTCTCCAAGGCGCGCTCGCGATTGGGGAGTGACGGGTATCCCACGGTGTCCATGGGATTGACAGCGCCGCCCGCGGGGCCCGATTGCTGGAACACCAGAAATTGATTCGCGCGATCCACGTTCTTATCCAAAGCACTGAGAATGTTGGCGGCAAAGGCAACAGTTTCGTTGAAAGCCTGCGGATTGGGAGCTATGTCCAGACAGAGGTGGGCGGCCTTTGCCGCTTCCGCCAAATCCCCCTTCCGGGCAAGTATCTCGGTAATACTTCTCTGAGCGGGAAACCAGGCGTCGAGCCTCTCCGGATGCTCCTCCAAAATACGCTCATAAAGAGACAAGGCATCGTCGGGCTTGTGTGCGTCATTTGCCGCTTGGGCCTTCCTGAAAAGCGTATCGGCAATACCCGAACGGGCATCATTGGCTCTTGCGGGATATTCCGTTGAAATACGCTCATAAAGATGCAACGCATCGTCTAATCTGCGCTCGTCATTTGCCACCTGAGCCTGCCTGAAAAAGGTATCGGCAATGCCTGAGCGGGCATCATTGGCCCTTTCGGGGTGTTCGGCTAAAATGCGTTCGTAAATATGCAGGGCGTCGTCAAACCTGCGCTCGTCTTTTGCCACTTGAGCTTTTCCAAAAATCGTATCGACAATGCCTGAGCGGGCATCATTGGCTCTTTCGGGATGTTCGGTTGAAATACGTTCATAAATGTGCTGGGCATCGTCAAACCTGCGCTCGTTTCTCGCCTTTTGCGCCTCCTGGAACAAATCCTTGACGGGATCGGGCGCACACCATGCGAACGGGTTTGAGAGGCAGACCAGAAGAAAGATCAGGGTGAATCGCTTCATTTGGATTGGGCCTTGTCAGCGGAGTTCAACCCCATTCCGTGCGGCAGGTAGGATAGCCAATCGATAAACAGGTTGACGGGGTCTCCGCCATCACCCGAAATAATAATCTTGCTTAGCCTGCTGGTCTGAAACTGTGCAATTTGTTTTCCCAACAGCTTGTCGAAAGGAACGACAACCGTCCGGTATTCGGAGCTGATGGCGCCTTCGCGCACACCCTCATGAATGACTCCAATCCGATCCGTGGTTGTCGCTTCGGAGAGCTCTGGTGCATCGCGAAGTTGCACATACAACTCCTTCGGCGGAGGACCGTCAGCAGACCTGACGCCAAATGAAAGCGCCTCGTATCCGGTGATGTCACCACCGCTCCAAGGCGGTATATCAATGCTTATGGACCAGGGTCCATGGCCTGCATGAATGCG encodes:
- a CDS encoding aldo/keto reductase codes for the protein MNYRKLGTTDLSVSEISLGCWTMGGLNWVNGQANGWANVNEDEIVAAIKTAIDAGVNHFDNADVYGNGRAERMLARAFDRLGLDSTKFIIATKIGHFPGTAAHGYEPAHIRHQCEQSLINLKREYIDLYYFHHGDFGPDDRYLHDAAATLDALVKEGKVRVKGQSAYSVKDFEKAVPVVRPQVLQSWAHALDDQFVRPGSPVSQLLEKRQMSFVAFSPLAQGLLLDKFDPENPPKFDEGDHRRGAGRFQAAELRALQPKLQSLKSRFGATTEDLAAMALNYLLAQPRVACVIPGFRNERQVRCNLAGVGRSLTAADIEFIRSSLK
- a CDS encoding cellulase family glycosylhydrolase, coding for MKSGIDQISEKRWEEARSWDWQQSHPWLVGCNFAPSTAINQLEMWQPETFDPATIDRELGWLAGLGMNSVRVFLHDLLWSSQPADFLKRVERFLQIADGRGMSTLFVFFDSCWHPFPKTGPQSAPRPGVHNSFWLQSPGLAILRDAAAFAHLESYVTGVVSHFRDDPRIVGWDLWNEPDNGNAGKGDYAARDFGDKKGEVILPLLAQVFDWTRAAQPVQPLTSGVWSGDWSDPAKMDPLHRFQIEASDIVSFHNYGSLEDMKKAIASLRQYGRPLLCTEYMSRATGNTFEAILPLLKQEKVAAYNWGAVSGKTQTIYPWDSWEKTYSSEPPLWFHDILRPDGSPYDARETETIRGLALSNR
- a CDS encoding cellulase family glycosylhydrolase — encoded protein: MKTPNPWSAKKAGDWYERQPWPCGFNYIPANAISYTEMWMDYCFDPTWIDGELKLAQDTGFNCARVVLPFVVWEHEPEAFKRRLEKFLEICHARGIRVMPALFDDCAFGSITDPVFGQQPDVVSGLYASGWTPSPGHGMVRNPSTWPRLEKYVKDIIGTFGEDPRLWVWDLYNEPTNGVCVGETKTPLGDLSIPLVEKTVQWAREINPIQPLTVGEWSDNAKLNNLIRSISDILTFHDYNKPEGLEKHIGDIKSLGRPAICTEWLNRCAGSSVADCLPIFRRENIGAMHWGLVNGRTQTHLNWGHLPGQPEPEIWQHDLFRRDHTAYDPVEIQMFKAAIRLNPQPY
- a CDS encoding tetratricopeptide repeat protein; the protein is MKRFTLIFLLVCLSNPFAWCAPDPVKDLFQEAQKARNERRFDDAQHIYERISTEHPERANDARSGIVDTIFGKAQVAKDERRFDDALHIYERILAEHPERANDARSGIADTFFRQAQVANDERRLDDALHLYERISTEYPARANDARSGIADTLFRKAQAANDAHKPDDALSLYERILEEHPERLDAWFPAQRSITEILARKGDLAEAAKAAHLCLDIAPNPQAFNETVAFAANILSALDKNVDRANQFLVFQQSGPAGGAVNPMDTVGYPSLPNRERALETVRQQAGDTPAASRIRAYTFLLTGKPKEALAQFADGFRRSSTVPDLQRASLDLTTIGLRDVRGHGIGIETDVQFVIFGPNGKDGKANTPDDLTDPFAEWLPEAPALGEGGLADLSADDLATLRKVRDACALYAGDSLLEDYLLRYHAFAVLHRTHIALDDWGAAGQKDWYLRYAFEFSNLTEILPCTLAAAKGRALHFGGIYPLLDEIDARLAAQDVKPRNGIEKARAQFDALCAELKRASAVKVSPIKPLSQPALF